The Desulfatibacillum aliphaticivorans DSM 15576 DNA window GTTCATGATGGCGGCCCGCGTTTTGATGCTTCTATCCTGTTGAGGCTGTCTTACCTTGCCCATGCCGTTCCTTTCTTTGCATGGCCGCAATGTAGCCAACTCGCACCGGGGTGTCAATCCCATAAATCCATCCCCCTATAAACATTATCGGGTTAACCAGCTATAATTCATGTAAATAATATTTATTGACAATATGAACTAAAGTTCGTATTCTTGCATAAATGAACTTTAGTTCGTGTTTTTGGCGCATGTGCGCCTCCACCCATAAGCGGACGCCCTGATAACCCGAAGCCTTAAACCTATCCGCCAGGGCGGCCTTAGTTACGGAGATAAGTATGAGATTTTCCCTTCTTTTGTACGCCCTGTATGCAGCGTTGCGGGTGGCCTCAAAGACTCACAAGGGGTTCAGGCATTTCATCCGCAAGGCCAGAGTGAAAATTCTGATCAAGACCGCCGCCGGGGAGCCTGCGCGGCTTTTTATTTTTGACCAAGGGCGCATCAGTTCCCTGCCCGGCGATCACGCGGATTACGACGCGGCGCTGGTCTGGAAGGATGCAGCCGCTGGCTTTTCCGTGATGACCAGCAGGAAAAAAGACGCCGTGTTCAACGCCGCGGCGCGGGGAGACCTGAAGGTGTTGGGAATGAGCGTATACGCCATGTGGTTTCAGGAAGCCATCGATCAACTCATGTAAAATCGGAACAAAATTTCATAGGAGGATTCCATGTCACAAATAACCGGCGGACATCTGGTCGCTAAGTATTTAAAGGAAATTGAGGGCGTCGAGGCGGTTTTCACCCTTTCAGGCGCGCATATCGAGAACATTCTGGACGGGTTGAACGAGTTCGGCATTCGCAGCGTGGACGTCCGGCACGAGCAAGCGGCGTCCATGATGGCCCACGCCTGGAGCCTGTACACCGGAAAGCCTGGCGTTTGCCTGGTGACGGCTGGGCCCGGCTTTACCAACGCCCTGACCGGCATTGCCAACGCGTTTTTGGACAACGCCCCCTTGGTCGTCCTGTGCGGCCGGCACCCTTTGAGGGACGACCTCAAGGGCGCTTTGCAGGAGATGAACCAGATCGACATGGTCAAGTCCGTTGTTAAATGGAGCGCCACGTGCCACGACATCAAACGCATTCCGGAGTACCTTTCCATTGCATTCCGCCAAGCCGTGGAGGGAAGGCCCGGCCCCGTTTTTCTGGAGCTGCCCCCGGACATCCTGTCTATTGCCGTGGACCTGAAATCGGTGGACATCCCCAAGCGGCGCACCCTGAAGACCTCCGTGACGCCCGTTAAGGAGGACCTGAAAGCCGCCGCCAAATTGATCGATCAGGCAAAAAGGCCCTTGTTGATTGGCGGCAGCGGCGTGGGCTTTAGCGAATGCGGCAAGCAGGTCGCCGCCTTTGCGGAAAAGACCGGAATCCCCTTCGCCCTGTTGAACAACGGGCGGGGCGCCCTCCCGGACAGCCATCCCCGCTCCATCAATGACGGTGGCTTTACGGCGGTCATGGCCGCCCTGCCCCAGGTGGATCTGGTTATCATCGTGGGCTTGCGTTTGAACTGGGTCATGGAGTCAGGCCAGACCTTTCCCGACGCCAAGGTGGTGCGGATCGACATAGACCCCACGGAAATCGATCGAAACCGGACCTCCGACGTTGGGTTGGCGGGCGACGCCGGACAAATTCTTGACCTTTTAACGCCCATGGTCGCAAGCAAGGATAGAAGCCAGTGGGAAAAAGACCTTCGCGCCGCTTACGGGGCGTTTTTGGTGACGGAGCGGGAGCAGCGCGAAACGCCGTCCTATCCCATCCATCCCAACCGGTTGGTCGCCCAAATCCAAAAGGTGGTGGGCGAAGACGCCTATTATGTGGTGGACGGCGGAGACACCAGCTATTACGGCAGCGCTGGTTTTTCCTCCATCCATAAGGCCGGGGTCACGGCGCCTGCAAGCTCTTTGCTGGGGTGCATTGGCACAGGCGTTCCCTTCGCCCTGGCCGCAAAGATCGCGCATCCAAACAAGCCGGTGATCCTGCTGAACGGCGACGGCTCCTTTGGTTTCAACGGCATGGAGTTTGACACGGCCGTGCGCCTGAACATTCCCATTGTCTGCGTGGTGAATAACGACTGCGCCTGGGGCATGATCAAGCACGCCCAGGAGATGAGCATCGGCCCGGAGCGCTGCACCTGCTCGGAATTGGGAACCCGTCATTACGAAAAAATGGTGGAG harbors:
- a CDS encoding thiamine pyrophosphate-binding protein, with protein sequence MSQITGGHLVAKYLKEIEGVEAVFTLSGAHIENILDGLNEFGIRSVDVRHEQAASMMAHAWSLYTGKPGVCLVTAGPGFTNALTGIANAFLDNAPLVVLCGRHPLRDDLKGALQEMNQIDMVKSVVKWSATCHDIKRIPEYLSIAFRQAVEGRPGPVFLELPPDILSIAVDLKSVDIPKRRTLKTSVTPVKEDLKAAAKLIDQAKRPLLIGGSGVGFSECGKQVAAFAEKTGIPFALLNNGRGALPDSHPRSINDGGFTAVMAALPQVDLVIIVGLRLNWVMESGQTFPDAKVVRIDIDPTEIDRNRTSDVGLAGDAGQILDLLTPMVASKDRSQWEKDLRAAYGAFLVTEREQRETPSYPIHPNRLVAQIQKVVGEDAYYVVDGGDTSYYGSAGFSSIHKAGVTAPASSLLGCIGTGVPFALAAKIAHPNKPVILLNGDGSFGFNGMEFDTAVRLNIPIVCVVNNDCAWGMIKHAQEMSIGPERCTCSELGTRHYEKMVEALGGYGEFVEKDEDIVPALKRAIESGKPACVNVMTDCTAVSPATVVFYQTLSDF